The Candidatus Poribacteria bacterium genome includes the window GGAGGTTCTCTTTGAAAGTACTTTCAGTAGATGAACTGCCGAAATCTATTACCACCTCCATTTGATTGTTTGGTATTTTCAACTGTGTCGCCGGATCGCCAAAGAGGGTGAAGACTTCGGTCAAATCGAGAAATCCGGGGGTGTTTATGAGAAATTGGGTTTTGGCTTGGGCGAAGATAGCACCAATATTCTGGGTATGCCCTTTGAAAAGAACATCGAAAATTTCGCGGTTGAGAATGTAGTCACCATCTAAGAGTCCGATACTGGTAGCTCCAATGACAGCGATAGCACCCCCATTTTCCGAGCGGAGGAGTTCTTCAGCAAGACTGTTTTTGGTGCCGTCAAAGGCACCGGTGTAGCAGGTCATGCTGATGACTAATGGAAGTTGTGAAATATTGGTTAAATTTTGTTCAGGGTCCTCAAAGTCAAGCATGCGGCTGTCTGACCAGATACCGCCACCGCCGTGACCAATATAGTTGATAAGACTTGCACCGTTGTTGAAGCCGTCGATAACCTGTCTGGCGATAGGCGTAGTAACACTTTCGTCAATGCTCAGATCCAGTTCATCTTTATACGGTGCATAGATGCGTTCGGTCTCATACCTGTTCCTGAGTTGATTGTGCGAGATGAGTCGATCAATCTGAGAATGGAATGTGTCATCCGAACCTGCAAGCATCAGCAACCGTTTATGCCAGGGACCTGCCGGTGAACTGGTTTCATGTTTAATGGTGCGTTCAACGAATATGCGGGCATCGACGCGATTATTCGCAGGCATCCTCCCGATGAGCATATCTGGAAAATTGTCTTCACCACGAAATGTGACGAACTGATGATCACTCGCACTGGATCCGTAGCCTGGGATTTGCACACGTATTGTTGGCACAAAATTGGTGTTATTTTTTATATCGATATGCGTGTCGCCTACAAGAAGCACATACGTTGGAGCGGGAGGCTGCCAGTTGGCGTAAGCGTACTTAAGAAACTCACGAATGGCGTTCGGATTGAGGATGCCATGATTAAATTCGTCATAGATATCTTGGACATCAACAACTTTGGTACGCATCCCCTGTTGGCTGCGAAAGTCGGCAAGTGGCTGAACATCGTGGATAAAGTCGGTGTGTGTGATGATGATGTAATCTGCCGCGTTCTGAATACTGCGTAAATCGGATCGGGCATCCACCGAAATTTTCGGTTTTCGGAATTGGTTCCGAGTGAGGGCGATGTATTGGATAGCGGGGTCCTTCTCGTCTTTAGGACGGATTTGCGTGGCGCGGAAGATGATTCTATAAGTACCAGGGGCATCTTCATCTACAAGAGCCGATAATCCATCATAGCGGGTACCGTCGATCCCATAAATTTCGACATCGGGGGTAGAGAAGTTCTTTAAGATAACCTCGAAATTCGGATTTACAGCACCCGTTTCGTCCGGGAACGGCGTGATTGCAAAAGGCAGGACATCCGATTTTGCGTCGAAATTCCGCCAATAGTCGACTTGGAGCCAATTCAACAGGATAATATCAATAAGTGCCTCGGGACTTCCGGGGTTCATAATCTGAAGAACATTGCGTCCATCCTGAAGGAAGGATTGAGGAAGTTCTTGGTTCTGAAGTTGATATTCGGTTTCACCGGTCCATTGTGCTTCTTCAAGTCTGATTTTATCGTTGAGCCATATATCGCAGTCGTGCCCTGTGTTGGATCTACCGTGGAGGCTAACGCGGACCGTTGCGGGGCGGGCGGTATTTGCGAGACCTACAAGCGTAAAGTTGAACGACTTTGATGCCGGTGCAGTCAGTTGTGCCCAGAACCAGCTGTCATCTGGGAGTGCCGGTAGTTCTGTTAGCCTAAATGAACGGGTCTGTAAACCCGCGCCGAATTCTTCGTATGTTTGCCCTTCCGCGAGATTTACATCCCGGAACCTTCTAAAAGTGTTATCTTTCTCGAAATGGGCACGTGTCAGAAAAAGCTTGTGATCTTGTGTATCGCTTGTTCCTGTGAAGGCCGTTTTCGTTACCATCCGACTCCCGGGTCCCGAGTTCCATGAAAGCCAATAGATATTCTCATCGGTGAAGGGATCAATGTAACTGGTCTCTCCATGCTGGCGTTCGCCGTAGAAGATAATTTCATCTGTTAAGTCGAACCTGCCATCGTTTTCGCCGCGCACAAAGAGCGGAATCTGCGCCCCTTTGTTTATCAACTTCAATGTCCTCGGCATGATAGCCCTAACATCGGCGCCCGCTGCGGCGAGATCTGACGCGGCAATGCTATACATTCCGGATTCCGTAACACTGATTTTATACTGTGGATGCGTGGAAAGCACACTCGGGGCTGAAGGTACTCGTGCGATAGGTAGACGCCACTGCTCGACGTTTTGTGGGTTAATAAGCAGATCGTTGAAAATGGCATTATAGGCAGCGGATTCGGTGCGTAAACCACTCGGCATTGCGGAGGGTGAAGCGTTCACACCACGTGTAAGCGTTTTGATAAACCGGACTTCAACTACGAGCCGGTGGTAGAGCCTCACTTCACGACGAATAGGGTTATACTGAACAGGATTGAGTTGGATAGCGAGGATACGGTTTTCTCGCATCCATCCATCTTCCCTGATTTCAGCAAGGTTGTCAGGGGAAAAAAGGTCTCTTTTTTGTTGTATTGCACCTTGCGGTGCTGGTGTATAGACAATCCTTTCCACGCTGCGTGTACTGAAACGCTTTTCGACAATCCGCAACTGAAAATCCACATCGGCGGGGACAGCGAGGAGTGTGGTCTGGACGGGAAGACGTGGTGCCCCCGGTTCAGTAGTGAACCGGCAGTTAGAGAAAGAGATCGTCTGATTTTCAACTTTCCCAGTTTCAATTTCGGTGTTACTGCTATTAAAGCGAAAATCGGATTCAGGGATGAGCAGTTGAATTGTTATACCTTGCGCGGTAGCACTCACTAATTCAACATGCCTTGGCAGAACAGTGCTACGCCTTGTAGTAATACGGGAACGTTGATCGCTTGAAGTGATCGGTGCGGCTGCTGCGCTTCCATTTTGGACAGGCAAGGCACTAAGATCTAAACAGAAGAAGAATATTATGAATAGCGTTGGTAACCATAGGCGCGCGGTTGTGCGTATCTTCAACGGAGACATTTGCATTAAAGGATTAACTCCAGAGTGGTCTATTGCTAAACTGACAGTTGCAATTTTATAGTAAAGCCCACAAATAAGTGGACATCTTTGTAGCATAGGCTGTTAGCCTGTGCCAGTCTGAATGCCTGTTATAGGTATTCAGGCTGTTTGAGAGTGCCCTATTAATTATAGGTTTTACTATAAAATAACGCAAGTTGCCACCAATTTATTCTCACTGCGAAGCAATGGCACTCCTACGGAGTGCAGTCGCTTAAATATGCTTTTTCTATTCTCACTGCGAAGCAATAACACCCCTACGGGGTGAAGAAAGTGTCGGAAAAACCGTGTTACAATGCTCAAAATCCGTTGGTAGCAACTTGAGTTATAAAATACCTGTGAATAGGTGGCACTTTTTATTTTATAGTGTTTGTTGTAGGTCGTCTCGTTTTTCTTTGAAAAATGTGGCGTTTATGCAGCCGAGAAGTTGACCGTAGGTTGGACAATTAATGATGTGTGATTGATCGGCGCGCTTACAAAACGCGCCGACGCTTTGTTACTGATAACTGATAACTATTTAACCATCTACTTTTCGGCGAGGTGGTAGATTTCAATCTCACGGATTTGCGCCACTGAGGGTTGCATGACGCGATAATGTGGGAAGTACCTACCCGCAAGCGTTGTCCGCCGGTCAACGATTTTGTCTCCCGGTTCTGCCATTATTTTGTTGATAACAGCATCATCAACCGTCCGAGTGACGGTGACGCGAATCATCTTCGTCTGGAAGTTTAGCCTATCAAAAATGAACTCCGCTTGCGCCCTTTCGTCGCCAACATTGCGTCGCTGGACGACTGTATCAAACGTTTCCCATTGCCCGGTTTCTTCGTTCAGATAATCCATCGCAAATCGAAACAAATTTCCATTGTGGATAACAATTTTCCGGACGGGATGAACATCAGCGAATTGGATGATGAAGTTCCGTTCGTTTTGCGCTGGAAGTGTCGCGAGTGTTTTAAGATTTCCATCGTTCACACCTGGATGGTTCGCTTCAGTGCCGTAAGCGGCACTCGCTATATTCTCGCTGTATTGTGTAGATAATACTTGTGCGACTCTACACGCGTTGAGGTGTAATGCCATAAATAAAAGGCAACAGATAGGTATGACGATACGGCTCATGCTTCTTCCTCCTGAAATGTTATATCGACTGTGTCCACGATACCCATGATAAGTTCTCGGATAGGCGCATCTTCAACCCCGAAAACTTCTTGTGCAACGCCGGGACCCGCACCCACAATCACTGTGTCCCCTTCACCAGCACCAACGTAGTCAACAGCAATCGTTGGCGTGCGAACAAGTTCGGACTTGACGCTTAACGGTTGGACGAGCAGCAGGGTGCGGTTTTCGTATGCAGCATGTTTAACGATAGAAACGGCTTTTCCGATTACTTTGGCTATGTACATTTTTAAGACTCCGTTTCTGGTGGGGTTTCTTTTGAAGCGTTCGTTGCATGGGTCACAGAGAGAGAATCTACAATGCCGACGATGGCGACATCAACCGGCATCCGTTTTCCGGGTATAACGCTGACGGCATCACCGCCTGTGACGATGTAGACGATTTCACCGACCCCGGCATCGTTTAATGTATCAACTGCAACGAGCGGGTCAGAAATCGGTTCCTGTTTCTCGTCTAAAGGTTGGACAACAAGGAGGCGGGTGCCTTCTAAACTCGGATCTTTTCGGGTTGCGACAACGGTGCCAATTACTTTTGCTAAATCCATACGTTTTATCTTTCACTATTTTATGGTTATCAGTTATCAGTTAAGAGGGTTTTAGATTTATCCAACAGTTTTAGGCGATCCCAACACCTCTTGTTACTGACGACTGAAAGATTTTTTCATGCCTCGCAGTGAGAGAAAAATCGCTCTGACAACTGAAAACTACTCTTATGAAACAAGTTCATATTCAACAAGTTTCGTGTGAAGGGTGTTTCGGTTAATGCCAAGAATATCTGATGCTTTACTCCGGTTTCCGTTGGTGTGCTCAAGCACAATTTTAAAGAGCGGTTTCTCGAAAATCTCTCGGATTTCAGCATAAAGTTTCCCTGACGGTGTGTCGGATTCCATATACTGTTCAATGTGTGCTTGGAGTATCGCATGAACCTGAGCATTGAGATTTCCAGGTTCGCTTATCGGTGCCAATTCCTTTAAGATTGGATCAAAATGCTCAGGCAATAGCATTTGCCCTGAACACATGACGAGTGCGCGCTTGATAGCGTTTTCTAACTCCCGGACGTTGCCGGGCCAATCATAAGTCGTAAGTTGTTTAATGACTTCCACGGATACGCTGATTTCAGGCAATTGATATTCTTCAACAAACTGGCGTATAAACAGATCTATGAGTTCCGGTATATCCTCTTTCCGCTCCCGTAACGGCGGGAGCGAAATCGGGATGACATTGAGACGATAGTAGAGGTCTTCCCGAAACGATTTCTGCGCAATCGCGGCTTCGAGTCTACGGTTCGTAG containing:
- a CDS encoding C25 family cysteine peptidase; this encodes MQMSPLKIRTTARLWLPTLFIIFFFCLDLSALPVQNGSAAAAPITSSDQRSRITTRRSTVLPRHVELVSATAQGITIQLLIPESDFRFNSSNTEIETGKVENQTISFSNCRFTTEPGAPRLPVQTTLLAVPADVDFQLRIVEKRFSTRSVERIVYTPAPQGAIQQKRDLFSPDNLAEIREDGWMRENRILAIQLNPVQYNPIRREVRLYHRLVVEVRFIKTLTRGVNASPSAMPSGLRTESAAYNAIFNDLLINPQNVEQWRLPIARVPSAPSVLSTHPQYKISVTESGMYSIAASDLAAAGADVRAIMPRTLKLINKGAQIPLFVRGENDGRFDLTDEIIFYGERQHGETSYIDPFTDENIYWLSWNSGPGSRMVTKTAFTGTSDTQDHKLFLTRAHFEKDNTFRRFRDVNLAEGQTYEEFGAGLQTRSFRLTELPALPDDSWFWAQLTAPASKSFNFTLVGLANTARPATVRVSLHGRSNTGHDCDIWLNDKIRLEEAQWTGETEYQLQNQELPQSFLQDGRNVLQIMNPGSPEALIDIILLNWLQVDYWRNFDAKSDVLPFAITPFPDETGAVNPNFEVILKNFSTPDVEIYGIDGTRYDGLSALVDEDAPGTYRIIFRATQIRPKDEKDPAIQYIALTRNQFRKPKISVDARSDLRSIQNAADYIIITHTDFIHDVQPLADFRSQQGMRTKVVDVQDIYDEFNHGILNPNAIREFLKYAYANWQPPAPTYVLLVGDTHIDIKNNTNFVPTIRVQIPGYGSSASDHQFVTFRGEDNFPDMLIGRMPANNRVDARIFVERTIKHETSSPAGPWHKRLLMLAGSDDTFHSQIDRLISHNQLRNRYETERIYAPYKDELDLSIDESVTTPIARQVIDGFNNGASLINYIGHGGGGIWSDSRMLDFEDPEQNLTNISQLPLVISMTCYTGAFDGTKNSLAEELLRSENGGAIAVIGATSIGLLDGDYILNREIFDVLFKGHTQNIGAIFAQAKTQFLINTPGFLDLTEVFTLFGDPATQLKIPNNQMEVVIDFGSSSTESTFKENLLTVSGILPDRSFSGDAEISVVPTTETGNDIPPEKETVSVVNGRFTTQIQLPTDPEFDTGSVQAYAWNSDADAIGYATYNALSQYVDNVRLTPFPVQPNQPAYLYTSVVNESAIDEMTLFWSWDGREFFAIPVVPHSGTTYRSERPIPGHPDGDIIDYYFEVKLKAGRVLRTETVTYDVGYVEPEVDLVLLEQTITWGTTPPFTLSAQIRNQGTKTARNVTVHFFQKTVDTETENSGTNIAAVPTLSELQNTPPIEGVQIISEIPPDAQITVSVPWEPLPGNYLITVYVDMPSAELPKGSIIERLERNNIGDRQFVGNRIVLTPETPNPSIQSKDGSFRVAIPSESLQTTMVLTYTEAALTITNQPDIVKATPASALAYQLDLSEQTELTATATFLKAGSDDPHIYRRDDNGNWILVGNQETTNEETISAEVKLPGTFALLSHSDTSLPVLELTFEHQGFVDGDYISDTPTISARIEDANGIDSRPAHIILTQNGQRVPEDEYVITASPTNSNLMLITYTPVLEPGEYRIRLQAQDANGNASDATQTATVAGEFEIKNIANFPNPFVPGDGTHFAYYLTKGADKVSLKIYTITGRLILAVDTLDASVSFNEFHYDGYDADGEPLANGVYLYKFTAQFTNAQGNTVRKQKFGKIAVRK
- a CDS encoding EutN/CcmL family microcompartment protein is translated as MYIAKVIGKAVSIVKHAAYENRTLLLVQPLSVKSELVRTPTIAVDYVGAGEGDTVIVGAGPGVAQEVFGVEDAPIRELIMGIVDTVDITFQEEEA
- a CDS encoding EutN/CcmL family microcompartment protein, with protein sequence MDLAKVIGTVVATRKDPSLEGTRLLVVQPLDEKQEPISDPLVAVDTLNDAGVGEIVYIVTGGDAVSVIPGKRMPVDVAIVGIVDSLSVTHATNASKETPPETES